A single genomic interval of Aureliella helgolandensis harbors:
- a CDS encoding RNA polymerase sigma factor has protein sequence MQVNESDTELELTELVQRHQTTVWRYLRALGAEAALADDLTQDTFLEIMRRPLKQFSDAATASYLRRVAHNLFITRRRRDGRMTVTDQVEQMENAWMRWAGFDSGEHALDALLECFSRLTHRAQQALKMRFSSDETRQAIAEALNISEHGAKNLMQRAKMQLKECVEVKLQ, from the coding sequence ATGCAAGTTAACGAGAGCGACACTGAGTTAGAGTTGACAGAATTGGTCCAACGCCATCAAACGACGGTGTGGAGGTACCTGCGCGCCTTGGGAGCAGAAGCTGCCCTGGCAGATGATCTAACGCAGGATACGTTTTTGGAAATTATGCGGCGACCACTCAAGCAATTCAGCGACGCCGCTACGGCGAGTTACCTCCGTCGTGTAGCGCACAACCTTTTCATCACGCGCAGGCGTCGCGATGGACGCATGACCGTCACCGATCAGGTTGAGCAGATGGAGAACGCATGGATGCGGTGGGCAGGCTTCGATAGTGGAGAGCATGCCTTGGACGCACTACTGGAGTGTTTTTCACGCCTCACCCATCGCGCACAGCAGGCGCTCAAAATGCGGTTCAGTAGTGACGAGACACGACAGGCGATCGCGGAAGCGTTGAACATTAGTGAGCACGGCGCCAAGAATTTGATGCAACGAGCCAAAATGCAATTGAAAGAATGCGTTGAAGTGAAGCTGCAGTAG
- a CDS encoding sulfatase-like hydrolase/transferase — MTRYYSTTERFRGVLLATSISLLQCIGMPICWSSESKDATSAQRPNILWLSCEDISPHLGCYGDPHAITPNLDRLATEGVRFSHAFTTAGVCAPCRSTVITGMYQNSIGTHHMRCNAQLPEWLVPFPIRLRDAGYYCTNNRKTDYQFSQPTSKQIWDESSGGAHWQNRPAGQPFFAVFNFDGCHESGIANEDKYRRVTQQLAPQQRQDPFAFTNLPPYYPDTPIVREDWKRNYELITAMDAWAGEHIQSLKEAGEYENTIILYWSDHGIGLPRAKRWLYDSGTHIPLIVRIPQRFRVGDQGAPGTVNDELVSSVDFAPNVLNLAGLEIPPEMQGRAFLGEHLSPPRQYIHGARDRMDERYDIIRSVRTKQYRYVRNFEPLKPYYQFMNTPEQGATMKEIRRVEREETLSAAARNFSTGSKPVEELYDLDTDPHEIHNLAGLAEYRELLVQLRQECLRWQKDVGDLGLIPEAEIALRQEQAGSTYAILHGENSAEKVTRLVDIAARASDGEAALPDLLVALDSPDSAVRYWGATGVGNIGAAAAASSVELQPLLSDESPSVRIAAARALCRMGKLQPGLDQLEAELQSPFEWGRLAAAIVLDELDELARPALSALQNAKRNQPNKYIVRVANKAVNDLLQTQDEVP, encoded by the coding sequence TTGACTCGGTATTATTCCACGACGGAGCGATTTCGAGGGGTGTTGCTTGCAACGAGCATCAGCCTGCTGCAGTGTATAGGGATGCCGATCTGTTGGAGCTCAGAATCGAAGGATGCTACGTCCGCGCAACGTCCCAACATTCTGTGGCTTTCGTGCGAGGATATCAGCCCACACTTGGGGTGCTATGGAGATCCTCATGCCATCACGCCGAACCTAGACCGACTGGCCACCGAAGGGGTACGATTCTCGCATGCGTTCACCACTGCAGGTGTTTGTGCGCCCTGCCGCTCGACCGTGATTACCGGCATGTATCAAAACTCAATTGGTACGCATCATATGCGTTGCAATGCTCAGCTGCCTGAATGGCTCGTGCCGTTTCCGATTCGCTTGCGTGACGCCGGCTACTACTGCACGAACAACCGCAAAACCGACTATCAGTTCAGTCAGCCGACGAGCAAGCAGATCTGGGATGAAAGTAGCGGTGGAGCTCACTGGCAGAACCGACCTGCGGGGCAGCCCTTCTTCGCCGTTTTCAACTTTGATGGTTGTCATGAAAGCGGTATCGCAAATGAAGATAAATACCGAAGGGTCACCCAGCAGCTCGCACCGCAACAGAGACAGGATCCATTTGCTTTTACCAATCTACCTCCCTACTATCCCGATACGCCGATAGTGCGCGAAGATTGGAAACGCAATTACGAATTGATCACGGCCATGGACGCTTGGGCTGGTGAACACATTCAATCCCTTAAAGAGGCGGGGGAATACGAGAATACAATCATCCTTTATTGGTCTGATCATGGGATTGGCCTGCCCCGCGCCAAGCGGTGGTTGTACGACTCTGGGACTCACATTCCACTCATTGTTCGCATTCCTCAGCGATTTCGAGTGGGAGACCAGGGGGCACCCGGTACTGTCAATGACGAATTGGTGAGTTCCGTCGATTTTGCTCCCAATGTGCTGAATTTGGCTGGGCTCGAGATTCCACCAGAGATGCAGGGACGTGCCTTCTTGGGAGAGCACCTGTCACCTCCTCGCCAATACATCCATGGTGCCCGCGATCGCATGGACGAACGCTACGATATCATTCGCAGTGTGCGTACCAAGCAGTATCGTTATGTGCGGAATTTTGAACCGCTTAAACCGTACTACCAATTCATGAATACTCCGGAACAGGGAGCGACCATGAAGGAGATTCGTCGCGTGGAACGGGAGGAGACGTTGTCCGCAGCGGCACGCAACTTTTCGACAGGTAGCAAGCCGGTCGAAGAGCTCTATGATCTGGACACAGATCCTCACGAAATACACAATCTAGCTGGACTCGCTGAATATCGCGAATTGCTGGTCCAATTGCGTCAAGAATGCCTACGTTGGCAGAAGGACGTGGGGGACCTGGGGCTGATTCCTGAAGCGGAGATCGCATTGCGTCAAGAGCAGGCTGGCTCGACGTACGCAATTCTGCACGGAGAGAATTCTGCCGAGAAGGTTACGAGGCTCGTTGATATTGCGGCCCGCGCCTCGGATGGAGAGGCCGCACTGCCTGACTTGCTCGTCGCCCTGGATAGTCCCGATTCGGCCGTTCGTTATTGGGGGGCCACTGGGGTGGGAAATATTGGGGCCGCGGCTGCAGCCAGTAGCGTAGAATTGCAACCATTGTTATCCGACGAGTCTCCCAGCGTTCGTATTGCCGCAGCGCGAGCCTTGTGCCGAATGGGAAAACTGCAACCCGGGCTTGATCAGCTTGAAGCAGAGTTGCAAAGCCCCTTTGAATGGGGACGTTTGGCTGCGGCGATCGTACTGGATGAGCTCGATGAGCTGGCCCGACCTGCCTTGTCGGCACTGCAAAACGCCAAGCGGAATCAACCCAACAAATATATTGTTCGCGTTGCCAATAAGGCGGTCAATGATCTATTGCAAACGCAGGACGAAGTTCCCTAG
- a CDS encoding PVC-type heme-binding CxxCH protein: MHRNSKFLRLLALQLALPPILFLTAVDPQPARLHAQERPVLEFKKWSGGINVPDPVALSVDNVGRVYVTQTRRRKIQDLDIREHRDWIPTDVGLRTVQQKKEFYHSVMRIGGDQELQKKLVQDVNGDGEHDWRDLTVISEAIYRLVDSDQDGQADEITTFAENFQTEVTGIAAGVLAFENSVYATIAPDLWKLTDNNADGVADERQALAHGFGLHVAYAGHDMHGLTVGPDGKIYWSIGDKGIHVTTPEGKVFAFPNQGGVLRCNPDGSDFEVFAHGLRNVQEFAFDQYGNIFGIDNDSDQPEERERFVNIIAEMDAGWRCNYQYRGEAYNPWMEERLWDLPGEQHPAYIVPPLSHYVDGPAGFKFNPGTALSPEYQDYFFMTSAPNGFQHAFQVEAVGDTFKMVNEHQFGSGTAIVGLAFGPDGGLYGADWDGGYPLDEKGSVIRIDVPGAADSDIRREVKSLLAEKFQNHSQETLVDRLGHADQRVRMKAQFELVARQDAYALSGQASDTGASTVSRLHALWGLGQLARAGDTFCRDTLVLLFADKDAHVRAQAAKTYGELNKVSGEPFIKLLSDDDLTVRVMAGLGLARQPVVTAVPILLTQSEQLTAEQHNLRHSIVTALARCADATALVAEKENPVEMRRLCCVLALRRRASEQVASFLQDPSDWVANEAARAIHDDESIVAALPPLASSLNDRKNASMAFLVRAINANYRIGDALSADRVAKYATQEENSLAGRLLAADALTQWMTPPLLDRVDGRRRDLPPENRDFNPIFLKRSIASLSQSSEPQLRTLALDAARRLKIALPLQALQQLIRDDAIASDTRVAALSTLSEQVNDLLLEAAETEIPELQIRALQLLVENTPATALNTIRSMLKGNAELEVKQAAIALLAEMQPPLVDDFLHELGTQLLEQTLPSGLQLDVVQSLERHVSNPNLQQLHSSILATAEPTFADKGLAKFGFAREGGNQQRGERLFQTHLEAQCSRCHRTGRTGSNIGPALSDVGLRRDADYLLRSILTPSSEIDEKYRTQMLLLESGEVVQGVVQSADATTTTIVDSRGQSLDIPTVEIEEQAEQKISLMPPMAEILTPLEVRDVMAYLQTLNKRTQTSD, from the coding sequence ATGCATCGTAATTCCAAGTTTCTGCGTTTGCTCGCACTCCAACTAGCTCTTCCTCCAATTCTCTTCCTAACAGCTGTCGATCCCCAGCCTGCTCGACTGCATGCCCAAGAACGGCCCGTACTGGAGTTTAAGAAGTGGAGTGGTGGAATCAATGTACCGGACCCCGTAGCGCTCAGCGTCGATAATGTGGGACGCGTCTACGTCACCCAAACGCGTAGGCGGAAAATCCAAGACCTTGATATCCGAGAGCATCGAGATTGGATCCCGACCGATGTGGGCCTGAGGACCGTGCAACAGAAGAAGGAGTTCTATCACTCAGTGATGCGGATTGGTGGCGACCAGGAATTGCAGAAGAAATTGGTGCAAGATGTCAATGGTGATGGGGAGCATGACTGGCGAGACTTGACGGTCATTAGCGAAGCCATCTATCGCTTGGTCGATTCCGACCAAGATGGCCAGGCGGATGAGATCACCACTTTTGCGGAAAACTTCCAAACAGAGGTGACTGGGATCGCTGCCGGTGTGCTTGCTTTCGAAAACTCAGTCTATGCAACCATTGCCCCCGACTTATGGAAGTTGACCGACAACAATGCAGATGGAGTCGCGGACGAGCGGCAAGCTCTGGCGCACGGTTTCGGACTGCATGTCGCCTACGCTGGGCACGACATGCACGGTTTGACCGTTGGCCCCGATGGAAAGATCTATTGGTCGATCGGAGACAAAGGCATCCACGTGACGACACCGGAGGGAAAGGTTTTTGCTTTTCCAAACCAAGGCGGAGTTTTGCGATGCAATCCCGACGGCAGCGATTTTGAAGTCTTTGCGCATGGTTTACGCAACGTCCAAGAATTCGCCTTTGATCAATATGGGAACATATTCGGGATCGATAATGATTCCGATCAACCTGAAGAACGCGAGCGGTTCGTCAACATAATTGCAGAGATGGATGCCGGTTGGCGCTGCAATTATCAATACCGTGGAGAGGCCTACAATCCGTGGATGGAAGAGCGATTGTGGGATTTGCCCGGAGAGCAGCATCCGGCCTACATCGTTCCTCCCCTCAGTCATTATGTCGACGGACCGGCTGGTTTTAAGTTCAATCCCGGAACGGCCCTATCGCCGGAGTACCAGGACTACTTCTTTATGACCAGCGCCCCCAACGGATTTCAGCATGCGTTCCAGGTGGAAGCGGTGGGCGACACCTTTAAGATGGTTAATGAACACCAATTCGGCTCAGGAACGGCCATCGTCGGACTCGCCTTTGGCCCCGATGGCGGGCTCTACGGCGCTGACTGGGATGGAGGCTACCCTCTGGACGAAAAGGGATCCGTCATTCGCATTGATGTTCCCGGCGCTGCGGATTCGGACATTCGGCGAGAAGTAAAATCACTGCTGGCTGAGAAATTTCAGAACCATTCCCAAGAGACGCTGGTCGACCGATTAGGGCACGCCGACCAACGTGTCCGGATGAAAGCTCAGTTCGAACTCGTTGCCCGCCAAGATGCCTATGCATTGTCAGGCCAAGCATCCGATACCGGGGCGTCTACCGTTTCGAGGCTCCATGCGCTGTGGGGACTCGGGCAGCTAGCGCGTGCAGGCGACACGTTTTGTCGCGACACGCTGGTCCTGCTGTTTGCAGATAAAGATGCGCATGTGCGCGCTCAAGCGGCCAAGACCTACGGCGAGCTGAACAAGGTGTCGGGCGAGCCCTTCATCAAGCTATTGTCCGACGATGATTTGACGGTCCGAGTAATGGCTGGGCTAGGGTTGGCACGTCAACCCGTTGTCACCGCCGTACCAATCTTGCTTACCCAGAGTGAGCAACTAACCGCCGAGCAACACAACCTGCGTCATTCGATCGTCACGGCCCTGGCTCGCTGTGCCGATGCCACCGCTTTGGTGGCCGAGAAGGAGAACCCCGTTGAGATGCGACGACTGTGCTGTGTACTTGCCCTGAGACGGCGGGCCTCTGAGCAGGTAGCGAGCTTCCTGCAAGATCCATCCGATTGGGTGGCCAATGAAGCGGCCCGTGCGATCCATGACGACGAATCGATTGTCGCAGCACTGCCGCCTTTGGCCAGCAGTCTGAACGATCGCAAGAACGCATCCATGGCATTTCTAGTACGTGCAATTAATGCCAACTATCGAATCGGAGACGCGTTGTCTGCCGACCGCGTCGCCAAGTACGCAACTCAAGAAGAAAACAGCCTCGCAGGCCGACTTTTAGCTGCCGACGCGTTAACCCAGTGGATGACACCTCCGCTACTTGACCGCGTCGACGGACGGCGCAGAGACCTGCCGCCGGAAAATCGCGACTTCAATCCCATTTTTCTGAAGAGATCGATTGCCAGCCTATCGCAATCGTCTGAGCCACAACTACGAACACTTGCACTTGATGCAGCGCGGAGATTGAAGATCGCACTTCCGCTCCAAGCCCTTCAGCAATTGATTCGGGATGACGCAATCGCTTCCGACACGCGGGTGGCCGCACTCTCAACACTCTCAGAACAAGTCAACGACCTCCTCCTTGAAGCAGCTGAAACGGAGATTCCAGAGTTGCAAATTCGAGCCTTGCAGTTGCTGGTCGAAAACACTCCTGCCACCGCTCTCAACACCATTCGGTCCATGTTGAAAGGCAATGCAGAATTGGAAGTCAAGCAAGCTGCAATTGCACTCCTTGCAGAGATGCAGCCGCCACTGGTGGACGACTTCCTGCATGAACTGGGGACTCAACTTCTCGAACAGACCCTCCCCAGCGGCTTGCAACTGGATGTGGTCCAGAGCCTAGAACGGCATGTATCCAATCCCAACCTACAACAGCTACACTCCAGTATCCTTGCAACTGCGGAGCCAACCTTCGCTGACAAGGGACTGGCAAAATTTGGTTTTGCACGCGAGGGAGGGAACCAGCAACGGGGTGAACGACTTTTCCAAACTCATTTGGAGGCGCAGTGCAGTCGCTGCCATCGGACGGGCCGCACTGGTAGCAATATTGGACCAGCACTTTCCGACGTAGGCTTACGCCGCGATGCGGATTACCTTCTCCGCAGCATTCTGACCCCCTCGTCTGAAATCGACGAAAAGTATCGCACCCAAATGCTGCTGCTTGAATCAGGGGAAGTCGTCCAGGGAGTCGTGCAATCTGCGGACGCAACGACAACGACAATCGTTGACAGCCGAGGACAGAGCCTTGACATCCCCACCGTGGAGATCGAAGAACAAGCCGAGCAAAAGATTTCCTTGATGCCTCCCATGGCTGAAATCTTGACGCCTCTCGAAGTCCGAGATGTGATGGCTTACCTACAAACTCTCAACAAGCGAACGCAGACGTCGGACTAA
- a CDS encoding DUF1553 domain-containing protein encodes MNEETGQAGLNEKILDAFLEEMLTEQHPPDLTERIRNAWLAEQAALRNNSSAAPLPELVASRPVRPGMAAAVGEVLESSTNSRTQSGKSTVQHRKDLKRKRLERNRIFGSCLALTATGLLAFMGWKILGPDGFPPNAAPQQVAVDGAALSPKKQADTTPQVADNSQAQAASDLPTTPGEAIDIDDLPFQQPAPLVAKSSENAAKEDLRVTPLPTSQIVAHIDSRFEGLWQELGVTPRERLHDRQLFTKFFSALGADEALINSVASTLPTEKDSNTPETWLAQTLARPPLAELLAERWIRRWFSSSPANFESPSVAALEQQMVGRITGHQPWNGVVVDLFGQELEEDSSSYAFVKSFAGGGNHRLTQRIGKHFLNTNLGCVRCHDPRLGKEPNSELVQQESYWSLLAMFNGIETEGARRRNRDVVDNQSTLFADQSPKVFYDLLDGHLRSAEAALPDGTQWRTPQNQLPRKALAEWVAKSPYMDQATVNSAWEILTGRPLVPQVRDVEVVGLETRQALLSTLAGQYRAHNRDLTELLGWIAASQVFARSPTELSQLEWLDASEAELEKLKLAELVFAAAPAASPAPRNLEETLTIALQWRGGHAQQDRSALAQFGPSPATDKKNSKNNKNAPEQSQGSSAGASVMPPIDFAISSNRPTPRELEYIQKLLSSQRLSWEQRVEHIVGLNLDYSANEQVRQLANRLLQEHSGNAEAALLDLLWAVDSARGN; translated from the coding sequence ATGAACGAAGAAACTGGCCAAGCAGGCCTCAACGAGAAGATCCTCGACGCATTTCTCGAAGAGATGCTCACCGAGCAACATCCACCCGACCTCACCGAGCGTATTCGAAATGCGTGGTTGGCCGAGCAGGCGGCGCTGCGCAACAACTCCTCAGCCGCTCCCCTGCCCGAATTGGTTGCCTCGCGCCCCGTCCGCCCAGGCATGGCCGCCGCTGTTGGTGAAGTTCTGGAGTCTAGCACCAACTCCCGCACACAGTCGGGTAAATCAACGGTGCAACATCGCAAAGACCTCAAACGAAAACGCCTCGAAAGAAATCGCATTTTTGGTTCGTGCCTTGCGCTCACCGCCACTGGCCTGCTCGCGTTTATGGGCTGGAAAATTCTTGGTCCTGATGGATTTCCTCCCAACGCTGCACCACAGCAAGTCGCTGTAGACGGAGCCGCCTTGTCGCCGAAGAAGCAGGCGGACACAACTCCTCAAGTGGCCGACAACTCCCAAGCCCAGGCTGCGTCAGATCTCCCCACAACTCCCGGGGAAGCAATCGATATCGACGACCTTCCGTTTCAACAGCCAGCGCCGCTCGTAGCGAAAAGCAGTGAGAATGCCGCGAAGGAAGATCTGCGCGTAACACCCCTACCAACATCCCAGATCGTAGCTCATATCGATTCCCGATTCGAGGGATTGTGGCAAGAACTAGGAGTTACCCCGCGGGAGCGTCTTCACGACCGGCAATTGTTCACCAAGTTCTTCTCAGCATTGGGAGCTGACGAAGCGTTGATCAATTCGGTGGCGAGCACCTTGCCTACCGAGAAGGATTCAAACACCCCTGAGACGTGGTTAGCCCAAACGCTTGCCCGTCCACCGCTGGCAGAACTCTTGGCGGAGCGTTGGATCCGTCGCTGGTTCTCAAGTAGTCCGGCGAATTTCGAGTCTCCCTCGGTGGCTGCATTGGAACAACAAATGGTTGGCCGCATCACCGGTCATCAACCCTGGAACGGGGTCGTTGTGGATCTTTTCGGCCAAGAATTGGAAGAAGACTCGAGCTCGTATGCTTTCGTAAAGTCATTTGCCGGTGGGGGCAATCACCGCCTCACCCAACGGATTGGCAAGCATTTCTTGAATACCAACCTCGGCTGTGTTCGCTGCCACGACCCGCGACTCGGGAAGGAGCCGAATTCGGAGCTGGTACAACAAGAAAGCTACTGGTCGCTACTGGCGATGTTCAACGGCATTGAAACCGAGGGTGCGAGACGGCGCAATCGTGATGTTGTCGATAACCAATCAACGCTGTTTGCGGACCAATCTCCCAAAGTCTTCTATGACCTCCTCGATGGACACCTGCGGTCGGCCGAAGCAGCTTTGCCCGATGGCACCCAGTGGCGCACACCGCAGAATCAACTGCCCCGCAAGGCGCTTGCAGAGTGGGTGGCCAAGTCCCCCTACATGGACCAAGCAACAGTCAACAGTGCTTGGGAAATCTTGACCGGAAGGCCACTCGTTCCCCAGGTTCGCGATGTGGAAGTGGTTGGCTTAGAGACGCGGCAAGCTCTCCTGAGCACGCTGGCCGGTCAGTATCGCGCTCACAATCGCGACCTCACTGAGCTATTGGGGTGGATCGCTGCAAGCCAAGTTTTTGCGCGCTCGCCTACCGAACTGAGTCAGTTGGAATGGTTGGATGCGAGCGAGGCAGAACTGGAGAAACTTAAGCTCGCTGAACTCGTGTTTGCAGCGGCTCCCGCTGCTTCCCCTGCGCCTCGCAACCTAGAGGAGACGTTGACAATCGCATTGCAGTGGCGCGGAGGACATGCGCAGCAAGACCGAAGTGCATTGGCCCAGTTTGGCCCCTCCCCAGCCACCGACAAGAAGAACTCCAAGAATAACAAGAACGCACCGGAGCAATCCCAGGGCAGCAGTGCTGGAGCCTCCGTCATGCCACCGATTGACTTTGCCATATCTAGCAATCGTCCAACTCCTCGTGAGTTGGAGTATATTCAGAAGCTGTTGTCCTCGCAGCGTCTTAGCTGGGAACAACGCGTTGAACACATCGTCGGTTTGAACCTCGATTACTCCGCGAATGAGCAAGTGAGACAACTCGCCAACCGGTTGCTACAAGAGCATTCCGGGAATGCTGAAGCAGCCCTGCTCGATTTGTTGTGGGCAGTTGACTCCGCCAGGGGCAACTAG
- a CDS encoding methyl-accepting chemotaxis protein, which yields MFQSLFKLVARKISLKLGIGFGVVAISGFVATCCALTTAVSVGSKLHHLSGPVWDSAHSAMQSQISMQSQIIAANQLLSDRSTAKIEQRIRAFDAAAERELAKVVQARFHDANLLHEISQLHQSYQRSQTRLLSLNSKCDERKNNFRQLADAMNRFSHRIKEIGDGMLEDLALEPELALSWNTGIEKRWQGADGAMESRIGYLNQIRATQLIVDSLEPDIQRKQLIAADAMQDQATELMVNSGRYELPVGAVEDSPATQTQPILTEYMELTHRFRNARDLYIETHLALNDAVLQFSTDAKQLLARVQSLSVLAEAIVDDYSAKAKEDIAASLRWVVVVGILGLLVGITSSVVCTRTLTHGVQEMSHRLQAMAVGKGELRTRLPEDRQDELGDAARAFNAFADQLFNLVQEIGTTAIEISGTACDLAVASEQVTSGAATTTSQSTTVAAASEQMSGSIRSVSHSADSIAENMRAIVSKLSDMGSTIRRIVNDSENSAETVANARRIVGDSSQSVSELDNSAADIARILEVIQEIAAQTNLLALNATIEAARAGDAGKGFSVVAAEVKTLAQQTALASDEIRSKVQSIQTTTKSAIGSIEQIRLVVDNVSGIVESISSAIQEQSSSTDAIRHFVSETSQTVEIAANAARETSTVSAEITRSVMQVNRIAHDTATGAEQYRHVGERLTRLSANLKTLVSQFND from the coding sequence ATGTTTCAATCTCTATTCAAACTCGTTGCACGCAAAATTTCTCTGAAATTGGGCATCGGCTTCGGTGTAGTCGCGATATCGGGATTTGTAGCAACCTGCTGCGCGCTGACTACTGCCGTGAGTGTAGGTAGCAAACTGCATCACCTGAGCGGCCCTGTATGGGATTCAGCACACAGTGCGATGCAGTCGCAGATCAGCATGCAGTCGCAAATCATTGCAGCAAATCAGTTACTCTCAGATCGCAGCACAGCCAAGATTGAGCAACGCATTAGAGCCTTTGATGCCGCTGCCGAAAGGGAACTTGCTAAGGTCGTGCAGGCTCGCTTCCATGATGCGAACTTGCTCCATGAAATATCTCAGCTCCATCAAAGCTATCAACGTTCGCAAACCCGACTACTTAGTCTGAATTCCAAATGCGATGAACGGAAAAACAACTTTCGTCAGCTAGCCGATGCAATGAACCGTTTCAGTCATCGCATCAAAGAAATTGGCGATGGCATGCTTGAAGATCTAGCACTGGAGCCCGAGCTTGCGCTATCTTGGAACACTGGCATTGAAAAACGATGGCAGGGAGCCGACGGCGCGATGGAGTCGCGGATTGGCTACTTGAATCAAATTCGAGCTACGCAATTGATCGTCGATTCTCTCGAGCCTGACATTCAGCGAAAGCAACTGATCGCAGCGGACGCAATGCAGGACCAAGCCACTGAACTCATGGTGAACAGCGGTCGATATGAGTTGCCGGTTGGAGCCGTCGAGGACTCTCCAGCGACGCAGACACAACCGATTCTCACTGAATACATGGAGCTAACCCATCGCTTTCGTAATGCTCGAGATCTCTACATTGAAACCCACTTAGCCTTGAACGATGCGGTGCTACAGTTCAGCACCGATGCCAAACAGTTGCTTGCTCGCGTCCAATCCTTAAGTGTTTTAGCGGAAGCCATCGTGGACGACTATTCCGCCAAGGCAAAGGAAGACATTGCGGCTAGTTTGCGATGGGTTGTCGTCGTAGGCATCCTTGGCCTGTTGGTGGGCATCACAAGCAGTGTTGTTTGTACGCGAACCCTGACTCATGGTGTCCAAGAGATGAGTCACCGGTTGCAAGCGATGGCGGTCGGCAAGGGGGAACTGCGAACGCGTTTACCCGAAGATCGCCAGGATGAACTGGGGGATGCCGCACGTGCGTTCAATGCTTTTGCTGACCAACTCTTCAACCTCGTTCAAGAGATCGGAACGACTGCCATAGAGATTTCTGGAACGGCTTGCGATCTTGCGGTTGCTAGTGAGCAAGTGACCAGCGGGGCGGCCACCACAACCAGCCAGTCCACAACGGTTGCCGCAGCTAGCGAGCAAATGTCTGGCAGCATTCGCTCTGTCTCGCACTCTGCCGACAGCATCGCAGAAAACATGCGTGCGATCGTCTCAAAACTGAGCGATATGGGCAGCACCATCCGTCGCATCGTCAATGATTCGGAAAACTCTGCGGAAACAGTTGCCAACGCGCGGCGCATCGTCGGAGATAGTAGTCAGAGTGTCTCGGAACTTGACAATTCGGCTGCCGACATTGCCAGAATCCTCGAAGTGATTCAGGAGATTGCTGCTCAAACCAATCTGCTGGCATTGAACGCAACCATCGAAGCGGCACGTGCGGGGGATGCGGGTAAGGGATTCTCTGTCGTTGCAGCAGAAGTGAAAACACTGGCACAACAAACGGCTCTCGCCTCGGATGAGATCCGCAGCAAGGTCCAAAGCATTCAAACGACCACCAAATCAGCCATCGGGAGCATTGAGCAAATCCGGTTAGTCGTCGATAACGTCAGTGGCATTGTCGAATCGATTTCTTCCGCAATCCAGGAGCAGAGTAGCTCAACGGATGCGATCCGCCATTTTGTGTCTGAGACATCGCAAACGGTTGAAATAGCCGCCAACGCAGCTCGCGAAACTAGCACCGTTAGTGCGGAAATTACCCGCAGCGTGATGCAAGTCAATCGCATTGCGCACGATACAGCCACGGGCGCTGAGCAATATCGTCACGTCGGGGAACGGCTGACGCGGCTCTCAGCAAACTTGAAAACGTTGGTAAGTCAATTCAACGACTAG